The following proteins are encoded in a genomic region of Hemibagrus wyckioides isolate EC202008001 linkage group LG29, SWU_Hwy_1.0, whole genome shotgun sequence:
- the LOC131348889 gene encoding uncharacterized protein LOC131348889, whose translation MYPEMNMARHQDVVTSCMDELVERVNESRRICKALLSQGLLTQDKYRTIVESSRSQDRMKQLLHALSSKGQQGREALYRLLQEHEPELTLQMEHSQYVHMVRQRLIQSVRQVEPVANRMLHQGLITEEEYFQVCEEEGSEARMHAMFRVLEQHGIKQSDGFYNTLFYCEPLLYRELEKHRVLQMYELGKEHNQLVHIIPEDKLEERLRELEFKEKQVEKEKQDLRKMWELLEKRQAEMDEERKQVLEMKKELEKRQRKRDDM comes from the exons ATGTATCCAGAAATGAACATGGCAAGACACCAGG ATGTGGTAACGAGCTGTATGGACGAGCTGGTTGAGAGGGTGAATGAAAGCCGGCGGATATGTAAAGCTTTGCTCAGCCAGGGTCTGCTGACTCAGGACAAATACAGGACCATTGTAGAATCTTCAAGGTCTCAGGATAGAATGAAACAGCTCTTGCATGCTCTGTCTAGCAAAGGACAACAGGGAAGAGAAGCCCTTTACAGATTACTACAAGAACATGAGCCTGAGCTTACTCTGCAGATGG AGCACTCTCAATATGTGCATATGGTGAGGCAGAGGCTCATTCAGTCAGTGAGGCAGGTGGAACCAGTGGCCAACCGAATGCTCCATCAGGGCCTGATTACAGAAGAAGAGTATTTCCAGGTGTGTGAAGAGGAAGGAAGCGAGGCGAGAATGCATGCCATGTTTAGAGTTTTGGAGCAGCATGGGATAAAACAGAGCGATGGATTCTACAATACACTCTTCTACTGTGAGCCATTACTGTACCGTGAGCTAG aaaaacacagagtGCTTCAGATGTATGAACTAGGTAAAGAACACAACCAATTAGTGCACATTATTCCTGAGGACAAGCTAGAAGAGAGGTTGAGAGAACTGGAATTCAAAGAAAAGCAAGTGGAAAAGGAGAAGCAGGACCTGAGGAAAATGTGGGAACTTTTAGAAAAACGGCAAGCAGAGATGGATGAGGAGAGGAAGCAGGTCCTTGAAATGAAAAAGGAACTTGAAAAACGTCAGAGAAAGAGGGATGACATGTAG